In one Oceanococcus atlanticus genomic region, the following are encoded:
- a CDS encoding BolA family protein, producing MTAEQIAELIRQGLPDAEVTVRGDDGAHFEAEVVSAEFAGKGIVQQHRMVYATLGERMGGEIHALALKTRVAQA from the coding sequence ATGACCGCAGAACAGATTGCCGAATTGATCCGCCAGGGCCTGCCCGATGCCGAGGTCACCGTGCGCGGTGACGATGGCGCCCATTTTGAAGCCGAAGTGGTGAGTGCCGAGTTTGCCGGCAAGGGTATCGTGCAGCAGCACCGCATGGTCTACGCCACCCTGGGTGAGCGCATGGGTGGCGAAATTCACGCGCTGGCCCTCAAGACCCGCGTTGCCCAGGCCTGA
- the lptA gene encoding lipopolysaccharide transport periplasmic protein LptA, which translates to MNRKLFIALLLTWLSLPVAAQQQDRPGFLSDALAVEIEADEAELSEERDVSVYRGNVRLKRGPLTMHGEQLRIQRDPASGQIEARLSGNPATAEHQAEQDGPPVIASASQIVYTTIVEVLELAGHARIQRGEDELQGDSVRYDVANARIQADGGKDRVRIVINPPAEASSKP; encoded by the coding sequence ATGAACCGTAAACTTTTTATCGCCCTGCTGCTGACCTGGCTCAGCCTGCCAGTGGCCGCACAGCAGCAAGACCGCCCGGGTTTTCTGAGCGATGCGCTGGCGGTGGAAATCGAAGCCGACGAGGCCGAGTTGAGCGAGGAGCGCGATGTCAGCGTCTACCGTGGCAACGTGCGCCTGAAGCGCGGGCCGCTGACCATGCACGGCGAGCAACTGCGCATTCAGCGCGATCCGGCCAGCGGGCAGATCGAAGCCCGCCTGTCCGGCAATCCCGCCACCGCCGAACATCAGGCCGAACAGGACGGCCCGCCGGTGATCGCTTCGGCCAGCCAGATCGTCTACACCACCATCGTCGAGGTGCTTGAACTGGCCGGCCATGCACGCATTCAACGCGGCGAAGACGAACTGCAGGGCGACAGCGTGCGCTACGACGTGGCCAACGCCCGCATCCAGGCCGACGGCGGTAAGGACCGTGTCCGCATCGTGATCAACCCGCCGGCCGAGGCCAGCAGCAAACCGTGA
- a CDS encoding KpsF/GutQ family sugar-phosphate isomerase, whose protein sequence is MKPETLIERGREVLSIERDALTALTDRIDADFARACDLMLACEGRVVVTGMGKSGHIGNKIAATLASTGTPSFFLHPGEASHGDLGMITPKDVVVGLSYSGETAELLTLIPLIKRQGVPLIAMSGRPESSLASEADVHLNVAVAKEACPLNLAPTASSTATLAMGDALAVALLDARGFTAEDFARSHPGGSLGRRLLVHVRDVMHAGDDVPAIRRGAPLAEALIEVTRKGMGMTAVIDDDQRIIGIFTDGDLRRTLDRNADMHSTLIEEVMSPGPKTIDADQLAAEAVAMMQQHSITALLVADQDKRLQGALHMHDLLRAGVI, encoded by the coding sequence ATGAAACCCGAGACGCTGATCGAACGTGGCCGTGAAGTCCTGAGCATCGAACGCGACGCGCTGACCGCCTTGACCGATCGCATCGATGCCGATTTCGCACGGGCCTGCGACCTGATGCTGGCCTGCGAAGGGCGCGTGGTGGTCACCGGCATGGGCAAATCCGGCCACATCGGCAACAAGATCGCAGCCACGTTAGCCAGCACCGGCACACCGTCATTCTTCCTCCACCCGGGCGAAGCCAGCCATGGTGATCTCGGCATGATCACGCCCAAGGATGTGGTCGTGGGATTGTCGTATTCGGGTGAAACCGCCGAACTGCTGACCCTGATCCCGCTGATCAAACGCCAGGGCGTGCCGCTGATCGCCATGAGCGGTCGCCCCGAGTCCAGCCTGGCCAGCGAGGCCGACGTGCACCTCAATGTGGCCGTGGCCAAGGAAGCCTGCCCGCTCAATTTGGCGCCAACCGCGAGCTCCACCGCAACCCTGGCAATGGGCGATGCCCTGGCCGTGGCCCTGCTGGATGCGCGCGGTTTTACCGCTGAAGACTTCGCCCGCTCACACCCGGGCGGCAGCCTCGGCCGACGCCTGCTGGTTCATGTTCGCGATGTGATGCATGCCGGCGATGATGTCCCCGCGATACGGCGCGGCGCACCGCTGGCCGAAGCCCTGATCGAAGTGACCCGAAAAGGCATGGGCATGACCGCGGTCATTGACGACGACCAGCGCATCATCGGCATCTTCACCGATGGCGATTTGCGCCGCACGCTGGACCGCAACGCTGACATGCACAGCACTCTGATCGAGGAGGTCATGAGCCCCGGCCCCAAGACCATCGACGCCGATCAGCTGGCGGCCGAAGCCGTGGCCATGATGCAGCAGCACAGCATCACCGCGCTGCTGGTTGCCGATCAGGACAAGCGCCTGCAAGGCGCATTGCACATGCATGATCTGCTGCGTGCCGGAGTGATCTGA
- the lptB gene encoding LPS export ABC transporter ATP-binding protein, with translation MSLVAHNLVKRYRKRTVVNGVSLHVNPGEIVGLLGPNGAGKTTSFYMMVGLVPADEGRISVGDIDITHLPMHLRARLGVGYLPQEASIFRKLSVTENILSILQVRKDLKRSQHREELEKLLEELHITHIRDGLGMSLSGGERRRVEIARALAAEPRFILLDEPFAGVDPIAVGDIQLIVNHLRDRGIGVLITDHNVRETLGICSRAYILSEGGVIAEGTPQNVLENEQVRKVYLGDDFRM, from the coding sequence GTGAGCCTGGTCGCCCACAACCTGGTCAAGCGCTACCGCAAGCGCACCGTGGTCAATGGCGTGTCGCTGCACGTCAACCCGGGCGAAATCGTCGGCCTGCTCGGCCCCAATGGCGCGGGCAAAACCACCTCGTTCTACATGATGGTCGGGCTGGTCCCGGCGGATGAAGGGCGCATCAGCGTCGGCGACATCGACATCACCCACCTGCCCATGCACCTGCGAGCACGGCTCGGTGTCGGCTACCTGCCGCAGGAAGCCTCGATCTTTCGCAAACTCAGCGTGACCGAGAACATCCTGAGCATCCTGCAGGTGCGCAAGGACCTCAAACGCAGCCAGCATCGTGAAGAGTTGGAAAAGCTGCTGGAGGAACTGCACATCACGCACATCCGCGACGGGCTGGGCATGAGCCTGTCGGGCGGCGAGCGGCGCCGCGTGGAAATTGCCCGCGCACTGGCTGCCGAGCCACGATTTATCCTGCTCGACGAACCCTTCGCCGGGGTCGACCCGATCGCCGTTGGCGACATCCAGCTGATCGTCAACCACCTGCGAGATCGTGGCATTGGCGTGCTCATCACCGACCACAACGTGCGCGAAACCCTGGGCATCTGCAGCCGTGCCTACATCCTCAGCGAAGGCGGCGTGATCGCAGAGGGCACCCCGCAGAACGTGCTCGAGAACGAGCAGGTGCGCAAGGTTTACCTGGGCGACGACTTCCGCATGTAA
- the hisD gene encoding histidinol dehydrogenase, whose protein sequence is MNIARLSSADDGFDARFQALLASEPSGDDKVRDAVETIIAAVRRDGDAAVLDCARRFDQEQADSVAALEVPLSACQAALEGLDQPTREALETSAARLRRYAEHQLGQSFDWTDEDGSVLGQRVTALEKVGIYVPGGKASYPSSVLMNAVPAKVAGVEQIIMTAPAPAGALNPLVLAAAAVAGVDRVFRVGGAHAVAALAYGTSSIPAVDKIVGPGNAFVAAAKRQVFGQVGIDMIAGPSEVLIVSDGSVDPRWLALDLCAQAEHDELAQSILLSPDAAHLDAVAAVLEQELKNQPRAAIIAESLRGRGALIQVRDLDEAIALANQVAPEHLELALADAPAWVDKVRHAGAIFVGALSPEAIGDYCAGPNHVLPTARTARFASPLGVYDFQKRSSVLRISPAGAQKLGPMAAALARGEGLEAHARSAEVRAKP, encoded by the coding sequence ATGAACATCGCCCGGCTGAGCAGCGCCGACGACGGGTTTGATGCACGCTTTCAGGCTCTGTTGGCCAGCGAACCCTCGGGCGACGACAAAGTCCGCGATGCGGTGGAAACCATCATTGCCGCGGTGCGCCGCGACGGTGACGCGGCGGTGCTTGACTGTGCGCGGCGTTTTGATCAGGAACAGGCCGATTCAGTGGCTGCGCTGGAAGTGCCGTTGAGCGCTTGCCAGGCCGCGCTTGAAGGGCTGGATCAGCCCACGCGCGAAGCCCTGGAGACCTCGGCGGCGCGCCTGCGGCGTTATGCCGAGCATCAGCTGGGCCAGAGTTTTGACTGGACCGACGAGGATGGCTCGGTCCTGGGCCAGCGCGTGACGGCGCTGGAAAAGGTCGGTATCTACGTGCCGGGCGGCAAGGCCAGCTACCCATCTTCGGTGTTGATGAATGCGGTGCCGGCCAAGGTGGCTGGCGTGGAGCAGATCATCATGACCGCGCCGGCCCCGGCCGGTGCGCTGAATCCTCTGGTCCTGGCGGCGGCCGCCGTGGCCGGAGTCGACCGGGTGTTCCGGGTCGGCGGTGCGCACGCCGTGGCGGCGCTGGCCTACGGCACCTCAAGTATTCCGGCGGTGGACAAGATCGTCGGGCCCGGCAATGCCTTTGTCGCGGCGGCCAAGCGCCAGGTTTTTGGTCAGGTGGGCATCGACATGATCGCTGGTCCGTCGGAGGTGCTGATCGTCTCCGACGGCAGTGTTGATCCGCGCTGGCTGGCCCTGGATCTGTGCGCGCAGGCCGAACATGACGAGCTGGCCCAGTCGATACTGCTGTCGCCGGACGCGGCTCATCTGGATGCGGTGGCTGCGGTCCTTGAGCAGGAGCTCAAGAACCAGCCGCGTGCGGCCATCATTGCCGAGTCCCTGCGCGGGCGCGGGGCGCTGATTCAGGTGCGTGATCTGGACGAGGCTATCGCCCTGGCCAACCAGGTGGCGCCGGAACATTTGGAGCTGGCATTGGCTGATGCGCCGGCGTGGGTCGACAAGGTCCGTCATGCAGGCGCGATCTTTGTCGGCGCGCTGAGCCCGGAAGCGATCGGAGACTACTGCGCCGGCCCCAACCATGTGCTGCCGACCGCGCGCACCGCGCGTTTTGCCTCGCCACTGGGTGTCTATGATTTCCAGAAGCGCTCCAGCGTGTTGCGCATCTCGCCGGCCGGGGCGCAGAAGCTGGGCCCGATGGCGGCTGCGCTGGCCCGCGGTGAAGGGTTGGAGGCGCACGCGCGCTCGGCCGAAGTGCGCGCCAAACCATGA
- the murA gene encoding UDP-N-acetylglucosamine 1-carboxyvinyltransferase, whose amino-acid sequence MDKLRIEGGGPLAGEVRASGAKNAALPIQAAALLTAQPLTLSNVPHLKDVVTMNRLLAQMGVSVSLEDSTSGHTLTLQAADLNTHVAPYELVRTMRASIVVLGPLLARFGQADVSLPGGCAIGARPVTVHLDGLRAMGAEVDVVDGYIQARCSRLRGARIVMEMVSVTGTENLMMAATLADGETVIENAAREPEVVDLAQCLIAMGAKISGAGSSVIRIQGVEALHAAQHRILPDRIEIGTFLVAAALTRGQVTVQAAQADLLDAVLQKLRKAGAEIEVAQDAISLNMHGRRPLAVDIHTAPHPAFPTDMQAQFCALNALADGVGVVHETIFENRFMHVPELQRMGADIRLENNTAVVRGRERLKGAPVMATDLRASASLVVAALAADGQTTVDRIYHLDRGYEHIEDKLRQLGASIQRIAA is encoded by the coding sequence GTGGACAAACTGCGTATTGAAGGCGGTGGACCGCTGGCTGGTGAGGTGCGTGCCTCCGGCGCCAAGAATGCGGCCCTGCCGATACAGGCCGCGGCGCTGCTGACCGCGCAACCGCTGACGCTGAGCAACGTTCCGCATCTCAAGGATGTGGTGACCATGAACCGTCTGCTTGCGCAGATGGGGGTGAGCGTCAGTCTGGAAGACAGCACCAGTGGCCACACCCTGACCCTGCAGGCGGCTGACCTGAACACCCATGTCGCGCCCTACGAGCTGGTGCGCACCATGCGTGCTTCGATCGTGGTGCTGGGGCCCTTGCTGGCGCGTTTCGGTCAGGCCGATGTGTCGCTGCCGGGTGGCTGCGCGATCGGTGCCCGACCGGTCACCGTGCACCTGGATGGCTTGCGCGCTATGGGGGCCGAGGTGGATGTGGTCGATGGCTATATTCAGGCCCGCTGCTCGCGCCTGCGCGGGGCCCGTATCGTCATGGAAATGGTCTCGGTCACCGGCACCGAGAACCTGATGATGGCGGCGACGCTGGCGGATGGCGAAACGGTGATCGAGAACGCCGCGCGTGAGCCCGAGGTGGTTGATCTGGCGCAGTGCCTGATCGCCATGGGGGCGAAGATCAGCGGTGCGGGCAGTTCGGTCATCCGCATCCAGGGTGTTGAGGCCCTGCACGCCGCGCAGCACCGTATCCTGCCTGACCGCATCGAAATCGGTACCTTCCTGGTGGCCGCAGCGCTGACCCGCGGACAGGTGACCGTGCAGGCCGCACAGGCCGATCTGCTCGACGCTGTGTTGCAGAAGCTGCGCAAGGCCGGAGCCGAGATCGAGGTGGCCCAGGATGCGATCAGCTTGAACATGCACGGCCGCAGGCCCCTGGCGGTGGATATCCACACGGCGCCGCATCCGGCGTTTCCGACCGACATGCAGGCCCAGTTCTGTGCCCTGAATGCGCTGGCCGATGGTGTTGGCGTGGTCCACGAAACGATTTTCGAAAATCGCTTCATGCACGTGCCGGAGCTGCAGCGCATGGGGGCGGACATTCGTCTGGAAAACAACACCGCGGTGGTGCGCGGGCGCGAGCGCCTTAAGGGTGCGCCGGTCATGGCGACCGATCTGCGTGCGTCGGCAAGCCTGGTGGTGGCCGCGCTGGCGGCGGATGGGCAGACCACCGTTGACCGCATCTATCACCTGGATCGCGGGTATGAACACATCGAGGACAAGCTGCGCCAGCTGGGCGCCAGCATCCAACGTATCGCTGCGTAG
- a CDS encoding ABC transporter ATP-binding protein, with protein MTAAIDIDAVSKRYGSLQALGGVSFEIPAGSFFGLLGPNGAGKSTLISIIAGLVRKDAGAVRVMGHDTVSAYRQARQNLGVVPQELVYDPFFTIEEMLHIQAGYFGQRGADVQGWINELLRALDLEGKRDAKLRALSGGMKRRVLIAQALVHKPPVVILDEPTAGVDVELRRALWHFTRRLHNEGHTIVLTTHYLEEAEALCDRIAILDHGQVRALEDKSTMLGRHPYRFVRIKTSGQGQLSGPLEALVSSHGEAGSGDIEFRLHKDKDRIGDVLDGVREAGFRLEDIRMREPSLEDVFVEMTGGEA; from the coding sequence ATGACCGCTGCCATAGACATCGATGCGGTGTCCAAGCGCTATGGTTCGCTACAGGCCCTGGGTGGGGTCAGCTTCGAAATACCGGCTGGCTCGTTCTTTGGCCTGCTCGGCCCCAATGGCGCGGGCAAATCCACCCTGATCAGCATCATCGCGGGCCTGGTGCGCAAGGATGCCGGCGCCGTGCGCGTAATGGGCCACGACACGGTCAGTGCCTATCGGCAGGCGCGACAGAACCTGGGCGTGGTGCCACAGGAGCTGGTCTACGATCCGTTTTTCACCATCGAGGAAATGCTGCACATCCAGGCCGGCTATTTTGGTCAGCGTGGCGCTGATGTGCAGGGCTGGATCAACGAGCTGTTGCGTGCCCTTGATCTGGAAGGCAAGCGCGATGCCAAGCTGCGCGCGCTGTCTGGCGGGATGAAGCGCCGTGTGCTCATCGCCCAGGCGCTGGTGCACAAGCCGCCGGTGGTCATCCTTGATGAGCCCACCGCCGGGGTCGATGTGGAATTGCGCCGCGCCCTGTGGCATTTCACCCGGCGCCTGCACAACGAGGGCCACACCATCGTGCTCACCACGCACTATCTGGAAGAGGCCGAGGCCCTGTGTGATCGCATTGCCATACTCGACCATGGTCAGGTCCGTGCGCTGGAAGACAAAAGCACCATGCTGGGCCGTCACCCCTACCGTTTTGTGCGCATCAAGACCAGTGGCCAGGGGCAGTTGAGCGGCCCGCTTGAAGCTCTGGTCAGCAGTCACGGCGAAGCCGGCAGCGGCGACATCGAGTTCCGCCTGCACAAGGACAAGGACCGCATCGGTGATGTGCTGGATGGCGTGCGTGAGGCCGGTTTCCGGCTGGAAGACATCCGCATGCGCGAACCTTCGCTGGAAGACGTGTTTGTCGAAATGACCGGAGGTGAAGCATGA
- the lptC gene encoding LPS export ABC transporter periplasmic protein LptC: MKASPTIRTRIGLAALPLALIPAILIGVATQVRTPGARPAAEVPKPPPEADYYIRGAQLSSMDEQGQLLYRVNAANVLHFPDDSVSMADVEVDYLNGPWTLTARSGHIPPGEESLELSGDVKMHGTLRTGETVNLSTDSIRIRFAERLIDTESTVHMNSDSVNATATGLRTDMAGQELRLLSDVRVRYEP; encoded by the coding sequence ATGAAAGCCAGCCCCACGATCCGAACCCGTATCGGGCTTGCGGCCCTGCCGCTGGCCCTGATCCCGGCGATTCTGATCGGGGTGGCCACCCAGGTACGCACACCCGGCGCACGGCCAGCCGCCGAGGTGCCCAAACCGCCACCGGAGGCCGACTACTACATCCGGGGCGCCCAGCTCAGCAGCATGGATGAGCAGGGCCAGCTGCTCTACCGGGTCAACGCCGCCAACGTGCTGCACTTCCCCGATGACAGCGTGAGCATGGCCGATGTTGAAGTCGACTATCTCAACGGGCCATGGACGCTGACCGCGCGCAGCGGACACATCCCACCGGGCGAGGAATCGCTGGAACTGTCCGGCGATGTCAAAATGCACGGTACACTGCGAACCGGCGAAACCGTGAACCTGAGTACGGACAGCATCCGCATTCGTTTTGCCGAACGCCTGATTGACACCGAATCCACCGTGCACATGAATTCCGACAGCGTGAACGCCACCGCCACCGGCCTGCGTACAGATATGGCCGGCCAGGAACTGCGCCTGCTCTCCGATGTCCGCGTCCGCTATGAACCGTAA
- a CDS encoding ABC transporter permease, producing the protein MNRVGFVTLLRKEIRRFMKVVGQTVTSPVITSVLYLVVFGQVLKGRVEVYEGVSYLAFLIPGLMMMSVIQNSFANTSSSVTQSKINGNLVFLLLAPLSIFEIFAAFVLAAVLRGALVASCLYAVGWLFVPLPIAQPLHLLAMLFLSSACLAALGMIAGILADKFEHLAAFQNYFIMPFSFLSGVFYSIHSLPEFWAGLSHFNPFFYMIDGFRLGFFGVADAPGALSLGVVGGFLMLVSGICLGLLHTGYKLRP; encoded by the coding sequence ATGAACCGGGTCGGTTTTGTCACCCTGCTGCGCAAGGAAATCCGCCGTTTCATGAAGGTAGTGGGGCAGACCGTGACCTCGCCGGTCATCACTTCGGTGCTTTATCTGGTGGTGTTTGGGCAGGTCCTCAAAGGGCGCGTCGAAGTCTACGAGGGCGTCAGCTATCTGGCCTTTCTGATTCCGGGCCTGATGATGATGAGTGTGATTCAGAATTCCTTCGCCAACACCTCGTCCAGCGTGACCCAGTCCAAGATCAACGGCAATCTGGTGTTTTTGCTGCTTGCGCCGTTGTCGATATTCGAGATCTTCGCCGCGTTCGTGCTGGCAGCGGTGCTGCGCGGCGCGCTGGTGGCGAGCTGTCTGTACGCGGTGGGCTGGCTGTTCGTACCGTTGCCAATTGCCCAGCCGCTGCATCTGCTGGCAATGCTGTTCCTGTCCAGTGCGTGTCTCGCGGCGCTGGGCATGATCGCCGGCATTCTGGCCGACAAGTTCGAGCATCTGGCAGCCTTCCAGAACTACTTCATCATGCCGTTCTCATTTCTCTCCGGGGTGTTCTATTCGATCCATTCCCTGCCGGAGTTCTGGGCTGGCCTGTCTCATTTCAACCCGTTTTTTTATATGATTGACGGCTTTCGTCTGGGCTTTTTCGGTGTGGCCGATGCCCCCGGTGCCCTCAGTCTTGGCGTTGTTGGCGGGTTCCTGATGCTGGTTTCGGGCATTTGCCTGGGATTGCTGCACACCGGCTACAAATTGCGCCCCTAA
- a CDS encoding NAD(P)H-dependent glycerol-3-phosphate dehydrogenase: protein MTQIAVFGAGSYGTSLAIQLARNGCDTLLWGRDAAQLKQLAAERVNQRYLPGCDFPARLRVAESLEQAAAVSFWLLAVPSHALGPLVDTLKPLATGPRRVACASKGFEPETGRLAHEVVADGLGRVPFAIVSGPTFAKEVGRGLPSAITIASRTPGFAAETADALHGPGMRAYTSDDVIGVEVGGGVKNVIAIAVGAADGMGLGANTRALLITRGMREIMRLGEAMGGQAETLMGLSGMGDLVLTCTDDQSRNRRLGKAIGQGRDVDAAQQEIGQVVEGVRNAVEVNLLATRYKVEMPISQQVYRVLHEGVAVRQAFYELSSRPPGAESR from the coding sequence ATGACTCAGATCGCAGTTTTCGGTGCGGGCTCCTACGGCACATCGCTGGCCATACAGCTGGCCCGCAACGGTTGCGACACCTTGCTGTGGGGGCGCGATGCGGCCCAGCTCAAGCAGCTTGCCGCCGAGCGCGTCAATCAGCGCTACCTGCCGGGTTGCGATTTCCCCGCGCGTTTGCGCGTGGCGGAAAGCCTGGAGCAGGCTGCGGCAGTGTCATTCTGGCTGCTGGCCGTGCCCAGTCATGCGCTGGGTCCGCTGGTCGATACGCTCAAGCCGCTGGCCACGGGGCCGCGACGTGTGGCCTGTGCCAGCAAGGGTTTTGAACCCGAAACCGGCCGCCTGGCCCACGAGGTTGTGGCTGACGGACTCGGGCGCGTGCCGTTTGCGATTGTGTCCGGGCCGACCTTTGCCAAGGAGGTCGGGCGCGGCTTGCCCTCGGCCATCACCATTGCCTCACGCACCCCCGGGTTTGCCGCAGAAACCGCTGATGCGCTGCATGGGCCGGGTATGCGCGCCTACACCTCGGATGACGTCATCGGTGTGGAAGTTGGTGGCGGGGTCAAGAACGTCATTGCCATTGCGGTCGGCGCCGCTGACGGCATGGGCCTGGGCGCCAACACCCGCGCGTTGCTGATCACCCGGGGCATGCGCGAGATCATGCGCCTGGGTGAAGCCATGGGAGGTCAGGCGGAGACCCTGATGGGGCTGTCGGGCATGGGCGATCTGGTGCTGACCTGCACCGATGATCAGTCGCGCAACCGGCGCCTGGGCAAGGCCATCGGCCAGGGCCGTGACGTGGATGCGGCGCAGCAGGAGATCGGCCAGGTTGTCGAGGGCGTGCGCAACGCCGTCGAGGTCAATCTGCTGGCCACCCGCTACAAGGTCGAAATGCCGATCAGCCAGCAGGTCTACCGTGTGTTGCATGAGGGTGTGGCCGTGCGTCAGGCCTTTTACGAGCTGTCCTCGCGCCCGCCCGGGGCCGAGTCCCGCTAA
- the hisG gene encoding ATP phosphoribosyltransferase — translation MSNSSEKLTLALAKGRILDDTLPLLAKVGIHPRQDLSKTRELRIAADGLVDEILIVRSTDVPTYVEHGAADVGIAGKDVLLEHRSNQLYEPLDLNIARCRLCLAGTDEVTRPSDRRLRIATKYVNITRDWYASRGEQVELIKLYGSMELAPLVGLADLIVDLVDTGNTLKANGLKPLEDILQISSRLVVNKAAMKMKHAKIRQLIDELAAVVEGAA, via the coding sequence ATGAGTAACTCATCCGAGAAACTGACGCTGGCCCTGGCCAAAGGGCGCATCCTGGACGACACCCTGCCGCTGCTGGCCAAGGTGGGTATCCATCCGCGTCAGGATCTGAGTAAAACCCGCGAACTGCGGATTGCTGCAGACGGCCTGGTCGATGAAATTCTCATCGTGCGTTCCACCGATGTGCCGACCTATGTCGAGCACGGTGCGGCGGATGTCGGGATTGCCGGCAAGGATGTGCTGCTGGAGCACCGCAGCAACCAGCTGTATGAGCCGCTGGATCTGAACATTGCGCGTTGCCGTCTGTGCCTGGCTGGCACCGATGAGGTGACGCGGCCGTCGGATCGGCGCCTGCGGATTGCCACCAAGTACGTCAACATCACCCGCGACTGGTATGCCAGCCGTGGTGAGCAGGTCGAGCTGATCAAACTGTATGGCTCCATGGAGCTGGCTCCGCTGGTTGGGCTGGCCGATCTGATCGTGGATCTGGTCGACACCGGCAACACGCTCAAGGCCAACGGCCTCAAGCCGCTGGAAGACATCCTGCAGATTTCCTCGCGGCTGGTCGTGAACAAGGCGGCGATGAAGATGAAGCACGCCAAAATCCGCCAGCTGATCGACGAACTGGCCGCCGTGGTGGAGGGCGCAGCATGA
- a CDS encoding KdsC family phosphatase: MNDDLRARLSALKLVIFDIDGVLTDGKLYLGPDGQEWRSTHVRDGLGLKNLQAAGIVTAVISGRPAGGLAQRLKSLGVTHRYFGQDDKLPLFEELIEHLGISPQQAAMVGDDTPDLPLFAACGAAFCPADAHADVRAAADWVAPSNGGHGAVREISDLILSTR, translated from the coding sequence ATGAATGACGACCTGCGCGCCCGCCTGAGCGCACTCAAACTGGTGATTTTCGACATCGACGGCGTGCTCACCGATGGCAAGCTGTATCTCGGCCCGGACGGCCAGGAATGGCGCAGCACCCATGTGCGCGACGGCCTCGGACTGAAAAACCTGCAGGCCGCGGGCATCGTCACCGCGGTGATCAGCGGTCGCCCGGCTGGTGGTCTGGCCCAGCGCCTCAAATCGCTGGGCGTGACCCACCGGTACTTCGGTCAGGACGACAAACTGCCACTGTTCGAAGAGCTGATCGAACACCTCGGCATCTCGCCGCAGCAGGCCGCCATGGTCGGCGATGACACCCCGGACCTGCCCCTGTTTGCAGCTTGCGGCGCGGCCTTTTGCCCGGCGGATGCGCATGCCGATGTGCGGGCCGCTGCCGATTGGGTTGCGCCCAGCAATGGCGGCCACGGCGCGGTGCGCGAAATCTCTGATCTGATCCTTTCGACGCGATGA
- a CDS encoding calcium/sodium antiporter, with product MLVSLAAVAAGLILLTYSADRFVLGAASIARVLGAPPLLIGITIVGIGTSAPEVLVSLSASFSGAPSIAVGNAVGSNITNLALVLGVTALISPLAVASGILKRELPLVLIVSLLAYYLCSDLILSRVEGAVLFVGFLGMLGWMVSLARSGTSDDPMIAELSEHENDAQLPKAKAWMWVAFGMIMLPASAQLLVWGASEIARTFGIPDLVIGLTIVAIGTSLPELAASVASALRGEAELALGNVLGSNLFNILLVLGLPGLIAAPALDSELMARDLPVMLGLTVATLIMAFGWRGPGRISRLEGGLLLAAFAAYELILAIDLNLL from the coding sequence ATGCTCGTCTCACTCGCCGCGGTTGCCGCCGGCCTCATCCTGCTCACCTACAGCGCCGATCGCTTCGTGCTTGGCGCCGCCAGCATCGCGCGCGTGCTCGGCGCGCCGCCGCTGCTGATCGGGATCACCATCGTGGGCATCGGCACCTCTGCCCCGGAGGTTCTGGTCTCGCTCAGCGCCTCCTTCAGCGGCGCACCGAGTATCGCCGTGGGTAACGCCGTGGGCTCCAACATCACCAACCTGGCCCTGGTGCTGGGGGTGACGGCGCTGATCTCCCCTCTAGCGGTGGCCTCGGGCATCCTCAAACGGGAATTGCCGCTGGTCCTGATCGTCAGCCTGCTGGCCTATTACCTGTGCTCTGACCTGATCCTGAGCCGGGTTGAAGGCGCAGTGCTGTTCGTCGGTTTTCTTGGCATGCTCGGCTGGATGGTCTCGCTGGCCCGCAGCGGAACCAGCGATGACCCCATGATTGCGGAACTGTCCGAGCACGAAAACGACGCCCAGCTGCCCAAGGCCAAAGCCTGGATGTGGGTCGCCTTCGGCATGATCATGCTGCCGGCCAGCGCCCAGCTGCTGGTCTGGGGCGCCAGCGAGATCGCCCGCACCTTCGGCATTCCTGACCTGGTCATCGGTCTCACCATCGTGGCCATCGGCACCAGCCTGCCCGAACTCGCCGCCTCGGTGGCCAGCGCCCTGCGCGGTGAAGCCGAGCTGGCCCTGGGCAATGTGCTGGGCTCCAATCTGTTCAACATCCTGCTGGTCCTCGGCCTGCCCGGCCTGATCGCGGCCCCGGCGCTGGACAGCGAGCTGATGGCGCGCGACCTGCCGGTCATGCTCGGACTCACCGTGGCAACCCTGATCATGGCCTTCGGCTGGCGCGGCCCAGGCCGCATCTCGCGGCTTGAGGGCGGGCTGTTGCTGGCCGCCTTTGCGGCTTACGAACTTATACTGGCGATTGACCTGAATCTGCTGTGA